One Parageobacillus sp. KH3-4 genomic region harbors:
- the trmD gene encoding tRNA (guanosine(37)-N1)-methyltransferase TrmD, protein MRIDILTLFPNMFTGVFNESILKKAQEKKAVSLNVINFRDFADNKHKTVDDYPYGGGAGMVLKPQPIFDAVAHVTKDSERPRIILLCPQGERYTQKKAEELAKEDHLVLICGHYEGYDERIREYLVTDEISIGDYVLTGGELGAMVIVDSVVRLLPGVLGNEASPVHDSFSSGLLEHPHYTRPADFRGMKVPDVLLSGNHRLIEEWREKQSLKRTFLRRPDLLENYPLTEKQKRWIEEWKKEEQ, encoded by the coding sequence ATGAGAATCGATATATTGACATTATTTCCAAATATGTTTACAGGTGTATTCAATGAGTCGATTTTGAAAAAAGCCCAAGAGAAGAAAGCCGTTTCGCTAAATGTGATTAATTTTCGCGATTTCGCCGACAACAAGCATAAAACGGTCGATGATTATCCGTACGGCGGCGGGGCGGGAATGGTGCTAAAGCCGCAGCCGATTTTTGATGCGGTTGCCCATGTAACAAAAGATTCCGAACGCCCGCGCATCATCTTGCTCTGTCCGCAAGGGGAGCGGTACACGCAAAAAAAAGCGGAAGAGCTGGCGAAAGAGGACCATTTAGTGCTGATTTGCGGGCATTATGAAGGCTATGATGAACGGATCCGCGAATATTTAGTGACTGATGAAATCTCGATTGGGGATTACGTATTAACAGGAGGGGAATTAGGTGCGATGGTCATCGTCGACAGCGTCGTCCGGCTGCTTCCCGGCGTGCTTGGCAATGAAGCTTCCCCCGTGCATGACTCGTTTAGCTCCGGTTTGCTCGAGCATCCGCATTACACGCGCCCCGCTGATTTCCGCGGCATGAAAGTTCCTGATGTGCTTTTATCAGGAAATCATCGCCTCATTGAAGAATGGCGCGAAAAACAGTCGTTAAAACGAACGTTTTTGCGCCGACCGGATTTGCTAGAAAACTACCCGCTAACAGAAAAGCAAAAACGATGGATCGAAGAATGGAAAAAAGAAGAACAGTAG
- the topA gene encoding type I DNA topoisomerase, translated as MSDYLVIVESPAKAKTIERYLGKKYKVKASMGHVRDLPKSQMGVDINNGYEPKYITIRGKGQIIKELKTAAKKAKKVFLAADPDREGEAIAWHLANMLDLDIHSDCRVVFNEITKDAVKESFQHPRAIDMNLVDAQQARRVLDRLVGYNISPLLWKKVKKGLSAGRVQSVALRLIIDREKEIKQFQPEEYWTIQAEFVKGSETFTASFYGVDGQKLELKNEADVSAILRRINGNHFTVTSVTKKERKRNPVPPFTTSSLQQEAARKLNFRTKKTMMIAQQLYEGIDLGSEGTVGLITYMRTDSTRVSESAQQEALSYIEATFGKEFAAQEKRKEKKSVNAQDAHEAIRPTSVFRDPEKVKPYLTRDQFRLYKLIWERFIASQMAAALLDTMSVELENEGVIFRASGSKVKFPGFMKVYVEGTDDQTDEQDRFLPDLQEGETVVSKDIEPKQHFTQPPPRYTEARLVKTLEELGIGRPSTYAPTIDTIQKRNYVVLENKRFVPTELGEIVVELILEFFPEIIDVEFTAKMEKNLDEIEEGKVQWVKVVDEFYREFEKRLQIAEKEMKEVEIKDEPAGIDCEVCGSPMVYKMGRFGKFVACSNFPECRNTKPIVKEIGVKCPKCHEGNIVERNSKKKRIFYGCDRFPQCDFVSWDKPLARRCPKCEGLLVEKKLKKGVQVQCTSCDYEEEPQS; from the coding sequence ATGTCTGACTATCTTGTCATCGTGGAATCGCCGGCGAAAGCGAAAACAATCGAGCGATATTTAGGAAAAAAATATAAAGTGAAAGCTTCGATGGGACATGTTCGCGATCTGCCAAAAAGCCAAATGGGCGTTGATATAAATAATGGCTATGAGCCAAAGTATATCACGATTCGCGGAAAAGGACAGATCATTAAAGAGCTAAAAACAGCAGCGAAAAAAGCAAAAAAAGTGTTTCTTGCTGCAGACCCGGACCGCGAAGGGGAAGCGATTGCTTGGCATTTAGCAAATATGCTCGATCTTGACATTCATTCCGATTGCCGCGTTGTCTTTAATGAGATTACGAAAGACGCGGTTAAGGAGTCATTTCAACATCCGCGGGCGATCGATATGAATTTGGTGGACGCGCAGCAAGCGCGCCGCGTGTTGGATCGGCTCGTCGGCTACAACATTAGCCCGCTGCTTTGGAAAAAGGTGAAGAAAGGCTTGAGCGCGGGGCGCGTCCAGTCCGTAGCGCTGCGTTTGATCATTGATCGTGAAAAAGAGATTAAACAATTTCAGCCGGAAGAGTATTGGACGATTCAAGCGGAATTTGTGAAAGGAAGCGAAACGTTTACCGCTTCTTTCTATGGAGTGGACGGGCAAAAGCTTGAATTAAAAAACGAAGCAGACGTTTCCGCGATTTTGCGGCGCATCAACGGCAATCACTTTACGGTAACATCGGTGACAAAAAAGGAGCGGAAACGCAATCCAGTGCCGCCGTTTACAACCTCTTCCTTGCAGCAGGAAGCAGCACGGAAACTCAACTTTCGCACGAAAAAAACGATGATGATCGCCCAGCAGCTATACGAAGGAATTGATCTTGGCAGCGAAGGAACGGTCGGATTAATTACTTATATGCGCACGGACTCGACAAGAGTATCGGAAAGCGCGCAACAAGAGGCGCTCTCTTATATAGAAGCGACGTTTGGAAAAGAGTTTGCCGCGCAAGAAAAGCGAAAAGAAAAGAAAAGTGTGAATGCGCAAGATGCGCATGAAGCGATTCGCCCGACGTCTGTGTTCCGCGACCCGGAGAAGGTAAAGCCGTATTTAACCCGCGATCAGTTCCGCTTGTACAAGCTGATTTGGGAACGTTTTATCGCAAGCCAAATGGCGGCCGCGCTTCTAGATACGATGAGCGTTGAGCTGGAAAACGAAGGGGTGATCTTTCGGGCAAGCGGCTCGAAAGTAAAATTTCCTGGTTTTATGAAAGTATATGTGGAAGGAACGGACGACCAAACAGATGAACAGGACCGCTTTCTCCCAGATTTACAGGAAGGAGAAACCGTTGTTAGCAAGGATATTGAACCGAAGCAGCACTTCACTCAGCCGCCTCCTCGCTACACGGAAGCGCGGCTTGTGAAAACGCTAGAAGAGCTTGGCATCGGCCGGCCGTCCACGTATGCGCCGACGATTGATACGATTCAAAAGCGGAACTATGTCGTGCTAGAAAATAAACGCTTTGTTCCGACAGAACTCGGAGAAATTGTGGTGGAACTTATTTTAGAGTTTTTCCCGGAGATTATTGATGTGGAATTTACAGCAAAAATGGAAAAGAATTTAGACGAAATTGAAGAAGGAAAAGTACAATGGGTTAAAGTGGTTGACGAATTCTACCGGGAGTTTGAAAAACGGCTGCAAATCGCGGAGAAGGAAATGAAAGAAGTTGAGATTAAGGATGAACCGGCAGGAATCGATTGCGAAGTATGCGGCAGCCCGATGGTATATAAAATGGGGCGCTTCGGTAAATTTGTCGCTTGCTCGAATTTTCCAGAATGCCGCAACACAAAGCCGATCGTCAAGGAAATCGGCGTCAAATGTCCAAAATGCCATGAAGGCAATATTGTCGAACGCAACAGCAAGAAAAAGCGGATCTTTTACGGATGCGACCGTTTCCCGCAATGCGATTTTGTCTCATGGGATAAGCCGCTTGCCCGTCGATGCCCAAAATGCGAAGGGTTGTTAGTGGAAAAGAAATTGAAAAAAGGTGTGCAAGTGCAATGCACATCATGCGACTACGAAGAAGAACCACAATCTTGA
- the sucC gene encoding ADP-forming succinate--CoA ligase subunit beta — translation MNIHEYQAKEILRSYGVSVPNGRVAFTVEEAVKAAKELGTPVCVVKAQIHAGGRGKAGGVKVAKNLDEVRTYASELLGKVLVTHQTGPEGKEVKRLLIEEGCDIKKEYYIGLVVDRATSRVVLMGSEEGGTEIEEVAAKTPEKIFKEYIDPAVGLQAFQARRLAFNINIPKELVNQAAKFMMGLYQVFVEKDCSIAEINPLVVTGDGKVMALDAKLNFDSNALYRHKDILEYRDLDEEDPKEVEASKYDLNYIALDGNIGCMVNGAGLAMATMDIIKYYGGEPANFLDVGGGATTEKVTEAFKIILSDPKVKGIFVNIFGGIMKCDVIANGIVEATKQVGLNLPLVVRLEGTNVELGKKILQESGLNIIAAESMADGAQKIVELVR, via the coding sequence ATGAATATTCATGAATATCAAGCAAAAGAAATCCTCAGAAGCTACGGTGTCAGCGTGCCAAACGGCCGCGTAGCGTTTACTGTTGAGGAAGCGGTAAAGGCGGCAAAAGAATTAGGGACTCCTGTCTGCGTCGTGAAAGCGCAAATCCATGCCGGCGGGCGCGGAAAAGCCGGAGGGGTAAAAGTAGCGAAAAACTTAGATGAAGTTCGTACATATGCGAGCGAACTGTTAGGAAAAGTGCTTGTTACGCATCAAACCGGTCCGGAAGGAAAAGAAGTAAAGCGCTTGCTCATTGAAGAAGGCTGCGACATTAAAAAAGAATATTACATCGGCTTAGTCGTTGACCGCGCAACTTCGCGCGTCGTATTGATGGGCTCGGAAGAAGGCGGCACCGAAATCGAAGAAGTGGCGGCGAAAACGCCGGAGAAAATTTTTAAAGAGTATATCGATCCGGCGGTAGGTTTGCAAGCGTTCCAAGCGCGCCGTTTAGCATTTAACATCAACATTCCGAAAGAGCTTGTGAATCAGGCTGCCAAATTTATGATGGGACTTTATCAAGTGTTTGTCGAAAAAGACTGCTCGATTGCGGAAATCAACCCGCTTGTTGTGACAGGCGACGGTAAAGTGATGGCGTTGGATGCGAAGTTAAACTTTGATTCGAACGCGCTGTACCGCCATAAAGATATTTTAGAATACCGCGATTTAGATGAAGAAGATCCGAAAGAAGTGGAAGCGTCGAAATATGATTTAAACTATATCGCGCTTGATGGAAACATCGGCTGTATGGTAAACGGCGCCGGCCTTGCGATGGCGACGATGGACATCATCAAATATTACGGCGGCGAGCCGGCCAACTTCTTGGACGTCGGCGGCGGCGCAACAACGGAAAAAGTGACGGAAGCGTTTAAAATCATCCTTTCCGATCCGAAAGTAAAAGGAATTTTCGTCAACATTTTCGGCGGCATTATGAAATGCGATGTCATCGCAAACGGGATCGTCGAAGCAACGAAGCAAGTCGGCTTAAATCTTCCGCTCGTCGTTCGCCTAGAAGGAACGAACGTAGAATTAGGGAAAAAGATTTTACAAGAATCCGGTTTAAATATTATTGCTGCTGAATCGATGGCAGACGGCGCCCAAAAAATCGTGGAGTTAGTACGTTAA
- the sucD gene encoding succinate--CoA ligase subunit alpha, whose product MSVFINKDTKVIVQGITGSQGLFHTKQMIEYGTKIVGGVTPGKGGTEVEGVPVFNTVSEAVEKTGANASVIYVPPAFAADAIMEAVDAQLDLVVCITEGIPVLDMVKVKRYMEGKKTRLIGPNCPGVITPEECKIGIMPGYIHKKGHVGIVSRSGTLTYEAVHQLTQAGIGQSTAVGIGGDPVNGTNFIDVLKAFNEDEETYAVIMIGEIGGTAEEEAAEWVKANMTKPVVGFIGGQTAPPGKRMGHAGAIISGGKGTAAEKIKKMNECGIKVAETPAVIGETLISVLKERGLYEKCKTH is encoded by the coding sequence GTGAGCGTTTTTATTAATAAAGATACAAAAGTGATCGTACAAGGGATTACAGGTTCACAAGGATTATTCCATACAAAACAAATGATCGAGTACGGCACGAAAATTGTCGGCGGTGTAACGCCGGGAAAAGGCGGTACAGAGGTCGAAGGAGTGCCGGTGTTTAACACCGTTTCCGAAGCGGTAGAAAAAACGGGAGCAAACGCTTCTGTCATTTACGTTCCGCCAGCATTTGCCGCTGACGCGATTATGGAAGCGGTCGATGCACAATTAGACCTTGTCGTTTGCATTACCGAAGGCATTCCGGTTTTGGATATGGTGAAAGTCAAACGCTACATGGAAGGGAAGAAAACCCGCCTCATCGGGCCAAACTGCCCGGGCGTCATTACGCCGGAAGAATGCAAAATCGGCATTATGCCAGGCTACATTCATAAAAAAGGCCACGTCGGCATCGTTTCCCGCTCCGGCACGTTAACGTACGAAGCAGTTCATCAATTGACACAAGCCGGCATCGGCCAATCGACAGCGGTCGGAATCGGCGGCGACCCGGTCAACGGCACGAATTTTATCGACGTGTTAAAAGCGTTTAACGAAGATGAAGAAACGTATGCCGTCATCATGATTGGCGAAATCGGCGGCACGGCGGAAGAAGAAGCGGCGGAATGGGTAAAAGCGAACATGACGAAACCGGTCGTCGGCTTTATCGGCGGCCAAACGGCACCTCCAGGAAAACGGATGGGACATGCTGGCGCGATTATTTCCGGCGGCAAAGGAACGGCAGCGGAAAAAATTAAGAAAATGAACGAATGCGGCATTAAAGTTGCCGAAACGCCGGCGGTCATCGGCGAAACATTAATTTCTGTTTTGAAAGAACGAGGGCTTTACGAAAAATGCAAAACGCATTAA
- the ylqF gene encoding ribosome biogenesis GTPase YlqF: MTIQWFPGHMAKAKREVQEKLKLIDIVFELLDARIPVSSRNPMINEILGNKPRIVLLNKADMADEAITQQWIAYFQQRQLRALAIDAQTGTGIKQIVAVSKEMLKDKFAKMAAKGIKNPRPMRALIVGIPNVGKSTLINRLAGRNIAKTGDKPGVTKAQQWIKVGKEMELLDTPGILWPKFEDEEVGLKLATTGAIKDTILNLQDVAVYALNFLKQHYPERLKERYSLDGIPEEIVELFAAIGKRRGCLVSGGAVDYDKVAEIVLHDIRTEKLGRISFETP, translated from the coding sequence ATGACGATTCAATGGTTTCCAGGACATATGGCAAAGGCGAAGCGCGAAGTGCAGGAAAAACTGAAACTAATCGATATCGTTTTTGAATTGCTCGATGCGCGCATTCCCGTGTCGTCAAGAAACCCAATGATTAATGAAATCCTCGGAAATAAGCCTCGCATCGTTTTATTAAACAAAGCGGATATGGCGGATGAAGCGATCACGCAGCAATGGATTGCCTATTTTCAACAGCGACAGTTGCGCGCGTTAGCGATCGATGCGCAAACCGGTACAGGAATTAAACAAATTGTCGCGGTGTCAAAAGAGATGCTGAAAGACAAATTTGCGAAAATGGCGGCGAAAGGAATAAAAAATCCTCGCCCGATGCGCGCGCTCATTGTTGGGATTCCGAATGTCGGAAAATCGACGCTGATTAATCGCCTTGCCGGAAGAAATATTGCAAAGACAGGTGATAAACCGGGTGTCACGAAAGCGCAGCAGTGGATTAAAGTTGGCAAAGAAATGGAGCTTCTTGATACGCCGGGAATTTTATGGCCGAAGTTTGAAGATGAAGAAGTCGGGCTGAAGCTTGCTACCACCGGCGCAATTAAAGATACGATTTTAAATTTGCAAGATGTTGCCGTATATGCGTTAAATTTTTTGAAACAGCATTATCCAGAACGGTTAAAGGAACGCTATTCGCTTGATGGCATTCCAGAAGAAATCGTGGAGCTGTTTGCTGCGATTGGCAAACGGCGCGGCTGTCTCGTCAGCGGAGGGGCAGTTGACTATGATAAAGTCGCGGAAATCGTGCTTCATGATATTCGTACGGAAAAATTAGGGAGAATTAGTTTTGAAACGCCGTAA
- the rpsP gene encoding 30S ribosomal protein S16, protein MAVRIRLKRMGAKKKPFYRIVVADSRSPRDGRFIETIGTYNPLADPAEIKIDEELALKWLQNGAKPSDTVRNLLSKQGILEKFHNLKYGK, encoded by the coding sequence ATGGCAGTAAGAATTCGTTTAAAACGCATGGGCGCGAAGAAAAAACCTTTCTATCGCATCGTGGTGGCAGACTCTCGTTCTCCGCGCGACGGACGTTTCATCGAAACAATCGGCACGTATAATCCTCTTGCGGATCCAGCGGAAATCAAAATTGACGAGGAACTCGCGCTGAAATGGCTGCAAAACGGCGCAAAACCATCGGATACGGTCCGCAACCTTTTGTCGAAACAAGGCATTTTAGAGAAGTTTCATAACTTAAAATACGGCAAATAA
- a CDS encoding ribonuclease HII, translating into MNQYTVKEIQALLQQINDEHDPLFKEIAQDERKSVQQLVARWHKQKRQEEQAKRQWQEMSRYERQLFAQGIEYIAGIDEAGRGPLAGPVVAAAVILPKDAYIPGLNDSKKLSEAKRETLFHMIQSCAVSIGIGVVTAAEIDEINIYEATKKAMIKAVEQLSPKPDYLLIDAMTLPIPTPQQSIVKGDANSVSIAASSVIAKVTRDHFMKQLAKRYPQYGFEKNMGYGTAQHLEAIRTYGTIDEHRRSFSPIKEMIKAKKEGEQYDEPH; encoded by the coding sequence GTGAATCAATATACCGTCAAAGAGATACAAGCGTTATTGCAACAAATAAATGACGAACATGATCCGCTGTTTAAGGAGATTGCGCAAGATGAGCGAAAAAGCGTGCAGCAGCTTGTTGCGCGCTGGCATAAGCAAAAGCGGCAAGAAGAACAAGCAAAAAGACAATGGCAAGAAATGTCGCGCTATGAGCGGCAGTTGTTTGCACAAGGAATCGAGTACATAGCCGGCATCGATGAAGCGGGACGCGGACCTCTTGCTGGTCCGGTCGTTGCCGCGGCGGTCATACTGCCGAAAGACGCGTATATACCAGGGTTAAACGACTCGAAAAAGCTGTCGGAAGCAAAGCGGGAAACGTTATTTCACATGATTCAATCGTGCGCGGTTTCGATCGGCATCGGTGTCGTCACCGCTGCGGAAATCGATGAAATCAACATTTACGAAGCGACGAAAAAAGCGATGATCAAAGCTGTCGAACAGCTTTCGCCAAAACCGGATTACTTATTAATTGACGCGATGACGCTTCCTATCCCAACGCCGCAACAAAGCATCGTCAAAGGAGATGCCAATAGCGTTTCGATTGCGGCAAGTTCCGTTATCGCCAAAGTGACGCGCGACCATTTTATGAAACAGCTGGCAAAGCGATATCCGCAATATGGGTTTGAAAAGAACATGGGGTACGGCACCGCCCAACATTTAGAAGCGATTCGCACATACGGCACAATTGATGAACACCGCCGTTCTTTTTCCCCAATTAAAGAAATGATAAAAGCGAAGAAAGAAGGAGAGCAGTATGATGAACCGCATTGA
- the lepB gene encoding signal peptidase I, with the protein MEKKKSELKEWIKAIVIAILLAGGIRYFIFAPIIVDGLSMMPTLHNHDRMIVNKLSYKIGTPQRFDIIVFHAEEGKDYIKRVIGLPGDHIEYKNDTLYVNGKPYDEPYLDEYKKQVVDGPLTEPFTLEEITGRKTVPKGYLFVLGDNRRFSKDSRHIGFIPMEKVVGKASIVYWPLSDARVVK; encoded by the coding sequence ATGGAAAAGAAAAAAAGCGAACTGAAGGAATGGATAAAAGCAATCGTCATCGCCATTTTACTTGCGGGCGGCATTCGTTATTTTATTTTTGCGCCGATTATTGTGGATGGGCTGTCGATGATGCCGACTCTTCATAATCACGATCGGATGATTGTCAACAAGCTTTCTTATAAAATCGGCACACCGCAGCGATTTGATATTATCGTCTTTCATGCTGAAGAAGGAAAAGACTATATTAAGCGGGTCATCGGTTTGCCGGGTGACCATATTGAATATAAAAACGACACGCTGTATGTAAACGGTAAACCGTACGACGAACCGTACTTGGACGAATATAAAAAACAAGTAGTGGATGGCCCGCTGACGGAGCCGTTCACTTTAGAGGAGATTACCGGGCGAAAAACGGTGCCAAAAGGTTATTTGTTTGTGTTGGGCGACAATCGCCGCTTTAGCAAAGACAGCCGCCACATTGGATTTATACCGATGGAGAAAGTCGTCGGGAAAGCTAGTATCGTATATTGGCCGCTTTCTGACGCACGCGTTGTGAAATAA
- a CDS encoding YlqD family protein, translating to MKIIQTIEVRQIVTEKSKQALREAFLAQKQQLMRECEQLRFEQKRLEKTGKYSSSLLKQYFSKEMDTRLEKIKLLDFQLEQLHILPLGSELKEREVQALIDVEIGDKWENVISKRAIIIEDGIVKEIR from the coding sequence ATGAAAATTATCCAAACGATCGAAGTGCGGCAAATCGTCACAGAAAAAAGCAAACAAGCGCTTCGTGAGGCATTTTTGGCGCAAAAACAACAGCTGATGCGGGAATGCGAGCAGCTTCGTTTCGAGCAAAAACGTCTCGAAAAGACTGGAAAATATTCTTCTTCCCTTCTTAAGCAATATTTTTCAAAAGAAATGGATACAAGATTAGAGAAAATAAAACTTCTTGATTTCCAGCTCGAACAATTACATATTTTACCGTTAGGCAGCGAGTTAAAAGAGCGGGAAGTGCAAGCGCTCATTGACGTAGAGATCGGTGACAAATGGGAAAATGTCATTTCCAAACGTGCCATTATCATTGAAGACGGAATCGTCAAAGAGATTCGCTAA
- a CDS encoding EscU/YscU/HrcU family type III secretion system export apparatus switch protein: MKNEKKQAVALSYNANVHEAPVVVAKGKGHVAEAIIDAAKQHGIPIQEDPSLVQLLSELEINEVIPEDLYHLVAEVFAFVYRLDKHVKMNDSN; encoded by the coding sequence ATGAAAAATGAAAAAAAACAAGCAGTGGCGCTTTCCTATAATGCGAACGTCCATGAAGCTCCGGTGGTGGTTGCCAAAGGGAAAGGGCATGTGGCGGAGGCGATCATCGATGCCGCTAAACAACATGGGATTCCGATACAAGAAGATCCGTCGCTCGTCCAATTATTGAGCGAATTGGAAATAAACGAGGTCATCCCCGAAGATTTGTATCATCTTGTCGCCGAGGTATTTGCGTTTGTTTATCGTTTGGACAAACATGTAAAAATGAATGATAGTAACTGA
- a CDS encoding KH domain-containing protein: protein MKSLIETIVQALVDHPEAVFVTSDEDEQTITYKLAVHKEDIGKVIGKQGRTIHAIRTVVYAAAARQPKRVIVQVEEKG, encoded by the coding sequence ATGAAATCATTAATCGAAACGATCGTACAAGCGCTTGTCGATCATCCTGAAGCGGTTTTTGTGACAAGCGACGAGGATGAACAGACAATCACCTACAAATTGGCTGTGCACAAAGAAGACATTGGCAAGGTGATTGGCAAACAAGGCCGCACGATTCACGCGATTCGCACGGTCGTATATGCTGCGGCGGCGCGTCAGCCGAAACGCGTGATCGTGCAAGTGGAAGAAAAAGGGTGA
- the rimM gene encoding ribosome maturation factor RimM (Essential for efficient processing of 16S rRNA) codes for MEKWFNVGKIVNTHGIRGEVRVISRTDFPEERYKKGNTLYIFMEKSEEPIEVIVKSHRVHKSFDLLSFEGYDSINLVEKFKGAMLKVPESQLGELNEGEYYFHEIIGCTVVTEEGETVGTVSEILTPGANDVWVVKRNNGKEVLIPYIEDVVKNVDVEAKIITIRPMEGLLE; via the coding sequence ATGGAAAAGTGGTTTAATGTTGGGAAAATTGTTAATACGCACGGCATTCGCGGCGAAGTGCGCGTGATTTCCCGCACTGATTTTCCAGAGGAACGTTATAAAAAAGGAAATACGTTATATATTTTTATGGAGAAATCGGAAGAACCGATCGAAGTAATCGTCAAAAGCCACCGTGTTCATAAGTCATTCGATTTGCTTTCGTTTGAAGGATATGACAGCATCAACCTTGTCGAAAAGTTTAAAGGCGCGATGCTGAAAGTGCCGGAAAGCCAACTTGGCGAGTTAAACGAAGGAGAATATTATTTTCATGAAATTATTGGCTGTACGGTCGTTACCGAAGAAGGAGAAACGGTCGGAACGGTGAGCGAGATTTTAACGCCGGGTGCCAACGACGTATGGGTGGTGAAACGGAATAACGGCAAAGAAGTGCTTATTCCGTATATAGAGGACGTTGTGAAAAACGTCGATGTAGAAGCGAAAATTATTACTATCCGCCCAATGGAAGGGCTGCTTGAATGA
- the dprA gene encoding DNA-processing protein DprA — protein sequence MYSSVRERLIHLHHCRGASWKTIHRLFKIDPTFASIFTFPSSVLQTYIPLSLPQYTLFFQDLHSLHIQSMIKTYKDNDIHVITIFDSDYPLLLKHIYEPPWVLYAKGNLRLLSSLKMISIVGTRQPTKEGIKSLRRLVPPLVANDWIIVSGLAVGIDTLAHEMAMQNGGKTIAVIAGGVNHIYPKQNQKLAKRLMDGHLILSEHPPHVRPQKWHFPLRNRIISGISLGTVVVQAKEKSGSLITASLALEQGREVFAVPGPIFLEQSKGPNMLIQQGAKLVHSASDIFEEFSCFFAKR from the coding sequence ATGTACTCATCGGTTCGCGAGCGTCTCATTCATCTTCATCATTGCCGCGGGGCGAGCTGGAAAACCATTCATCGGTTGTTTAAAATCGACCCTACCTTCGCCTCTATATTTACTTTTCCATCCTCTGTGTTGCAAACGTATATCCCCTTGTCGTTGCCGCAATATACACTCTTTTTCCAAGATTTACATTCCCTTCATATTCAAAGTATGATAAAAACATATAAGGACAACGATATTCATGTCATCACTATTTTTGACTCAGACTACCCACTTTTGCTAAAACATATTTACGAGCCACCGTGGGTGTTATATGCGAAAGGAAACCTCCGTCTTTTGTCGTCATTAAAAATGATTAGCATTGTCGGCACGAGACAGCCGACAAAAGAAGGAATCAAATCATTGCGGCGATTAGTTCCACCGCTTGTCGCTAACGACTGGATCATTGTAAGCGGCCTTGCGGTTGGCATCGATACGCTGGCGCACGAAATGGCAATGCAAAACGGAGGGAAGACAATTGCTGTCATTGCAGGAGGGGTCAATCATATATATCCAAAGCAAAATCAAAAACTAGCAAAACGATTGATGGACGGACACCTCATTTTATCCGAACATCCGCCGCACGTACGGCCGCAAAAGTGGCATTTTCCGCTGCGCAATCGGATCATCAGCGGAATATCGCTCGGAACGGTAGTCGTGCAGGCGAAAGAGAAAAGCGGCTCATTGATTACCGCTTCGTTGGCGTTAGAGCAAGGCAGAGAAGTGTTTGCCGTCCCTGGACCGATTTTTTTGGAGCAGTCAAAAGGGCCGAACATGTTAATACAGCAAGGGGCAAAATTAGTTCATTCCGCCAGCGATATATTCGAGGAGTTTTCTTGTTTTTTTGCAAAGAGGTGA
- the rplS gene encoding 50S ribosomal protein L19, whose protein sequence is MHHLIREITKEQLRTDLPDFRPGDTVRVHVKVIEGNRERIQVFEGVVIKRRGAGISETFTVRKVSYGVGVERTFPVHTPKIAKLEVVRRGKVRRAKLYYLRQLRGKAARIKENVQ, encoded by the coding sequence ATGCATCATTTAATTCGAGAAATTACGAAAGAGCAATTGCGGACAGATTTACCGGATTTCCGCCCTGGTGACACAGTGCGTGTGCATGTGAAAGTCATCGAAGGAAACCGTGAGCGCATCCAAGTATTTGAAGGCGTCGTCATTAAACGACGCGGCGCAGGCATTAGCGAAACATTCACGGTCCGCAAAGTGTCTTACGGTGTTGGCGTAGAGCGCACTTTCCCAGTGCATACACCGAAAATTGCGAAATTGGAAGTGGTTCGCCGCGGTAAAGTACGTCGCGCGAAATTGTATTATTTGCGCCAACTTCGCGGTAAAGCAGCGCGCATTAAAGAAAACGTTCAATAA